From a single Anomaloglossus baeobatrachus isolate aAnoBae1 chromosome 4, aAnoBae1.hap1, whole genome shotgun sequence genomic region:
- the LOC142302909 gene encoding olfactory receptor 10A7-like, with amino-acid sequence MCDGNQTEVTEFLLLGFKGLYKYKFLLFIIFLFSYLIIMNGNLLIIVLMSTNHNLNIPMFIFLKHLAVADILITTTIVPMMLNIILLDMKVVPVRNCIFQLHLFFIFGFIQCFLLAIMSYDRYLAICSPMHYNSIMQPHVCLKMVFGSWCLDFVFSLEIVLVWQLEFCLENAIDHFFCDVVSLLDLATSDTYLLAFVDFAMSIFGGVIPFVLILLSYFRILFTIMTLSSTSGLRKAFSTCSSHLITVCVYYGTILMVYMAPSDNSTLSMNKFMSLLYIVVSPMMNPIIYSLRNKEIRKSIQQMLKQIFWLGRCTRCSPSLL; translated from the exons ATGTGTGATGGCAACCAGACCGAAGTCACAGAGTTCCTGCTCCTTGGATTTAAAGGTCTATATAAATACAAATTTCTGCTCTTCATCATTTTCCTCTTCTCTTACCTGATAATAATGAATGGAAACCTTCTTATTATAGTGTTGATGTCCACCAACCACAACCTCAATATCCCAATGTTCATCTTTCTCAAGCATCTAGCTGTGGCCGACATTCTCATAACCACAACCATTGTGCCCATGATGCTAAATATAATACTATTGGATATGAAGGTGGTTCCAGTGAGGAATTGCATCTTTCAGCTTCACCTCTTCTTTATTTTTGGTTTCATCCAGTGTTTTCTCCTTGCTATAATGTCCTATGATCGATATTTGGCAATTTGTAGTCCAATGCACTACAATTCCATAATGCAACCTCATGTTTGCCTCAAGATGGTTTTTGGCTCTTGGTGCTTGGACTTTGTCTTCTCCTTGGAGATCGTATTGGTTTGGCAACTAGAGTTTTGTCTTGAGAATGCCATTGACCATTTTTTCTGTGACGTAGTATCATTGCTTGATTTGGCTACCTCAGACACTTATCTCTTGGCTTTCGTTGATTTTGCTATGTCTATCTTTGGAGGGGTCATCCCTTTTGTTTTAATTCTTCTCAGCTACTTTAGAATTTTATTCACAATAATGACCCTTTCATCTACCAGTGGATTGAgaaaagccttctccacctgcagctcccatctcatcactgtatGCGTCTACTATGGAACTATCTTGATGGTCTACATGGCACCATCAGATAATAGTACATTGAGCATGAACAAGTTCATGTCTCTGCTGTACATTGTGGTATCTCCAATGATGAATCCCATCATCTACAGCCTGAGGAACAAGGAAATCAGGAAATCAATTCAACAAATGTTAAAACAAAT tttttggcttgGGCGATGTACacgctgcagcccatctttgctgtaa